One Bacteroidota bacterium genomic window carries:
- a CDS encoding transposase — MGNAYQIKDQEATYYLTFQVVGWADIFSRKVYRDIIIESFEYCRRNKGLEIFAYVIMTNHVHAILRSKEGLLSDIVRDFKKHTSKQILEAVNTNNESRREWLEMIFKYHAKFNKRAGDRQLWTHENHAVELSTSEMIESRINYIHENPVRAGWVENPEDYLYSSARNFSEMTGLIEIDEI, encoded by the coding sequence ATGGGTAATGCATATCAGATAAAAGACCAGGAAGCAACATATTATTTGACATTTCAAGTTGTAGGTTGGGCAGATATCTTTAGCAGGAAAGTATATCGCGATATCATTATTGAAAGTTTTGAATATTGTAGACGAAATAAAGGATTGGAAATATTTGCATATGTTATCATGACAAATCATGTTCACGCTATATTGCGAAGCAAAGAGGGACTATTGTCTGATATAGTTAGAGATTTTAAAAAACACACATCAAAGCAAATACTTGAGGCAGTAAATACAAACAATGAAAGCAGGCGTGAGTGGTTAGAAATGATTTTTAAATACCACGCCAAATTCAATAAACGTGCTGGTGATAGGCAATTATGGACACACGAGAATCATGCTGTGGAGCTTAGTACCAGTGAGATGATTGAATCGAGAATAAATTATATTCATGAAAATCCAGTAAGAGCAGGCTGGGTTGAAAATCCAGAAGATTACTTGTATAGCAGTGCCAGAAATTTTTCTGAGATGACAGGTTTAATCGAAATAGATGAAATATAG